The following proteins come from a genomic window of Heyndrickxia acidicola:
- a CDS encoding DUF47 domain-containing protein has translation MVFKNKKDKFAVLLGNIAENLRESTNYFADYKLNNESDLKIFAQKMKEYETIGDNFVHEMILELNDAFITPIEREDLLALTNSLDDVLDGIEQCAGLFEMYSITHADEFMLRFVDAIRNAVIEIEKAIELMFNKKLPAMREHSIKIKAYESECDDVLRESIKHLFTNEKDPIRLIKYKDIYDDLEEIADNCQTVANTLETIIMKNA, from the coding sequence ATGGTTTTTAAAAATAAAAAAGACAAGTTTGCCGTTCTTCTGGGAAACATTGCGGAAAATCTTCGAGAAAGCACAAATTATTTTGCTGATTATAAATTAAATAATGAAAGCGATCTTAAGATTTTTGCACAAAAGATGAAGGAATACGAAACAATAGGCGATAACTTTGTTCACGAAATGATCCTTGAGTTAAACGATGCTTTCATCACACCTATTGAACGAGAAGATTTGTTGGCTCTAACTAACAGCCTGGATGATGTGCTGGATGGAATTGAACAATGTGCTGGTCTGTTTGAAATGTACTCCATCACTCATGCAGATGAGTTTATGCTCAGATTTGTGGATGCTATCCGCAATGCCGTTATCGAAATTGAAAAAGCCATTGAATTAATGTTTAATAAAAAACTTCCTGCGATGCGCGAGCATTCCATTAAAATCAAAGCATATGAGTCCGAATGCGACGATGTACTCAGAGAATCGATCAAGCATCTATTTACTAATGAAAAAGATCCCATTCGCCTAATTAAATATAAAGATATTTATGATGACCTGGAAGAAATTGCAGATAACTGCCAAACTGTTGCCAACACCTTAGAGACCATCATAATGAAGAACGCGTAG
- a CDS encoding inorganic phosphate transporter: MSSVFIVTLIIVVLALSFDFINGFHDTANAIATSVSTKALKPRHAIVLATFMNFLGALTFTGVAKTITSDIVDPFKIPHGSAVIISALIAAVAWNLITWYFGIPSSSSHAIIGAIAGAAIAAEGFGSLKYAGFLKIIEGLLISPFLAFFIGFIIYSIFKVVFRQFNLAKTNRNFRIVQILTAALQSYSHGTNDAQKSMGIITMALIANHYVTSSDIPLWVQVACAASMGLGTSIGGWKIIKTVGKNIMKIRPINGVAADISSALIIFGATYIHLPVSTTHVISSAILGVGTSHRVKGVKWDTAKRMVITWIITLPISALLSAIIYFIASHFLT, translated from the coding sequence ATGAGCAGTGTTTTTATCGTTACCTTAATAATTGTTGTCCTTGCTCTATCATTTGATTTTATTAATGGTTTTCATGATACCGCTAACGCAATTGCTACCTCGGTCTCTACAAAGGCCTTGAAGCCGAGGCATGCAATTGTCCTTGCAACATTCATGAATTTCCTAGGTGCTCTGACATTTACCGGAGTGGCAAAAACCATTACAAGCGACATTGTCGATCCCTTTAAAATACCACATGGCTCTGCCGTCATTATATCTGCTTTGATAGCTGCTGTTGCATGGAATCTTATTACATGGTATTTCGGAATCCCCAGCAGTTCTTCTCACGCGATCATTGGGGCTATTGCCGGTGCTGCCATTGCAGCAGAGGGTTTTGGATCTTTGAAGTATGCAGGCTTCTTAAAAATTATCGAGGGTTTACTTATTTCTCCCTTTCTTGCCTTCTTCATTGGATTTATTATTTATAGTATTTTCAAGGTGGTATTCAGGCAGTTTAATCTGGCAAAAACAAACCGTAATTTCAGGATTGTTCAAATTTTAACTGCTGCTCTTCAATCCTACAGCCACGGGACGAACGATGCACAGAAATCAATGGGGATTATCACGATGGCGCTGATTGCCAATCATTATGTGACATCCAGCGATATTCCTTTATGGGTTCAAGTTGCCTGTGCAGCATCCATGGGGCTCGGAACCTCTATTGGAGGCTGGAAAATCATTAAAACCGTCGGTAAAAACATTATGAAAATCCGTCCTATTAATGGGGTGGCTGCAGATATCAGTTCTGCTTTAATTATCTTTGGTGCCACCTACATACATTTACCGGTCAGTACAACGCACGTCATCTCTTCCGCTATTCTGGGTGTGGGTACTTCTCACAGAGTCAAAGGGGTAAAATGGGATACTGCAAAACGAATGGTCATTACATGGATCATTACTCTGCCAATCTCTGCTTTACTATCAGCCATTATTTACTTTATAGCCAGCCATTTTTTAACGTAA
- a CDS encoding CBS domain-containing protein has product MNIAFFLIPKHELAYIHFESTMRQALEKMEYHRFTAVPLVDKKGKYMGTLTEGDLLWKIKNTPQLHFENIEKVWLKDVPLHRRNEAISVNAEMEDIITKALDQNFVPVVDDNQIFIGIITRREIIEYLRGQVAKKEKNLEE; this is encoded by the coding sequence TTGAATATTGCCTTTTTTTTAATCCCTAAACATGAATTAGCGTATATCCATTTTGAATCAACAATGAGACAAGCACTCGAAAAAATGGAGTATCATCGATTTACAGCTGTTCCTCTTGTAGATAAGAAAGGAAAATACATGGGGACGCTGACAGAAGGGGATCTTTTATGGAAAATAAAAAATACTCCACAGCTCCATTTTGAAAATATTGAAAAGGTGTGGCTCAAGGATGTCCCCCTTCATCGTCGAAACGAAGCCATTTCGGTTAATGCTGAAATGGAAGACATCATTACAAAAGCGCTTGATCAAAATTTTGTTCCTGTTGTGGATGATAACCAAATATTCATAGGGATTATTACCAGAAGAGAGATTATCGAATATTTAAGAGGCCAGGTTGCTAAGAAAGAAAAGAACCTGGAGGAATAG
- a CDS encoding DUF2294 domain-containing protein: protein MALSKKKLEVELSEAFIKLHRDLIGRGPQEIKTYIVQDMIIARFKGVLTIEEKHLVSNQYGRKLVKQMRQVLREMHSEEFEEIVEKYTDCTVLSSHSDISTKTGERIEVFILDHNLEKLLEQESKK from the coding sequence ATGGCATTGTCTAAGAAGAAGCTTGAAGTAGAACTATCAGAGGCATTTATAAAGCTACACCGTGATCTAATTGGGCGAGGCCCTCAGGAAATAAAAACCTATATTGTCCAGGATATGATCATCGCAAGATTCAAAGGCGTATTGACGATTGAAGAGAAACACCTTGTAAGCAACCAGTACGGGAGAAAGCTTGTGAAACAAATGAGACAGGTACTTCGTGAGATGCACAGCGAGGAATTTGAAGAAATCGTCGAAAAGTATACAGACTGCACTGTTTTATCCAGCCATAGTGACATTAGCACCAAAACAGGTGAAAGAATTGAGGTATTTATTTTAGATCACAATCTGGAAAAACTCCTGGAACAAGAAAGCAAAAAATAA
- a CDS encoding HAD family hydrolase has translation MKAIIFDFDGTIIDTESVWYEQSKKLLLEQYEFELELEVFARFIGTHEDGINVYYKKSVGESFDIKQFNQQLNERVNEHVQAISAREGFSTLFEKAKEIGLKIGLATSSGQQWIEPFLARFGILNQFDAICTRDEVSRVKPDPELYELALKKLRVDPSEAVAIEDSVNGSLSALGAGLSCIVIPNPVTSHSSFHADTIKHQDFKSVLEEIITLTNK, from the coding sequence ATGAAAGCAATTATATTTGACTTTGACGGTACGATTATTGATACAGAATCTGTATGGTATGAACAGTCCAAAAAGCTGCTTCTAGAACAGTATGAATTTGAACTAGAGCTGGAAGTATTTGCGCGATTTATTGGAACACATGAGGATGGAATTAATGTCTACTACAAAAAATCTGTTGGCGAAAGTTTTGATATTAAACAGTTTAATCAACAATTAAATGAAAGGGTCAATGAACATGTTCAGGCCATTTCTGCTAGAGAGGGATTTTCAACATTATTTGAAAAAGCAAAAGAAATAGGATTGAAAATTGGACTTGCAACAAGTTCAGGACAACAGTGGATTGAGCCTTTTCTTGCGAGGTTTGGCATATTAAATCAATTTGATGCCATTTGCACTCGAGATGAGGTATCGAGAGTCAAGCCTGATCCAGAGCTTTATGAGCTTGCCTTAAAAAAATTAAGGGTAGACCCTTCAGAGGCTGTCGCAATTGAGGACTCAGTTAATGGGTCACTATCTGCTTTGGGGGCAGGTTTGTCTTGCATTGTCATCCCTAATCCCGTCACAAGTCATTCTAGCTTTCATGCCGACACAATAAAACATCAGGATTTTAAAAGCGTATTGGAAGAAATAATCACATTAACAAATAAATGA
- a CDS encoding NCS2 family permease, with protein sequence MFKLKENNTTVKTEIVGGFTTFLTMVYIVIVNPAILSKAGVPFDQVFMATVIATALGTLWMALAANYPIAIAPGMGMNAYFAFSVVGKNGITYETAFGAVFVAGIIFIILSLTPFRQKLIEAIPENLKHGITAGMGLFIAFIGLRMTGIIAADPDNLVKLGNLHTTSAVLAIIGLAVTLILMTLNVPGALFIGMIVTGLIAFFIGDLKFTGVVSMPKMPLGVVIHNPFHAFGDVIHHSLYAVVFSFLLVTIFDTTGTMVGVAQQAGLMKGKTLPRARQALLSDSIATTVGAIFGTSPTSAFIESSSGVAAGGRTGLTSLTIGILFLLSMFFGPLVSAVSGLSAITAPALIIVGSLMIASVSHIKWGTIDDAFPAFIIILSMPLTSSIATGISLGFISYPVLKLVKGKWREVHPLVYIFAVLFLYQLIFL encoded by the coding sequence ATGTTTAAATTAAAGGAAAATAACACCACTGTCAAAACGGAGATAGTTGGCGGTTTTACTACCTTTTTAACCATGGTATATATTGTGATTGTAAACCCAGCCATACTTTCTAAGGCCGGTGTTCCTTTTGATCAAGTATTTATGGCAACCGTTATTGCTACAGCCCTTGGTACATTGTGGATGGCTCTTGCTGCGAATTATCCGATTGCCATCGCACCAGGAATGGGGATGAATGCCTACTTTGCTTTTTCAGTCGTAGGAAAAAATGGGATTACCTATGAAACGGCATTTGGTGCTGTATTTGTTGCAGGGATTATTTTCATCATTCTATCTTTAACCCCCTTCCGTCAAAAATTAATAGAAGCTATTCCCGAAAATTTAAAGCACGGAATCACAGCGGGTATGGGATTGTTTATTGCCTTTATTGGGCTTCGTATGACTGGCATTATAGCTGCCGATCCGGATAACCTGGTGAAGCTTGGAAATTTGCATACTACATCTGCTGTTTTAGCCATTATTGGACTTGCTGTAACCTTAATTTTAATGACTCTTAATGTTCCAGGAGCTTTGTTTATTGGCATGATCGTTACAGGTCTTATTGCCTTTTTTATTGGCGACTTGAAATTTACAGGAGTCGTATCCATGCCTAAAATGCCGTTAGGAGTCGTAATTCATAATCCTTTCCATGCATTTGGCGATGTTATCCATCATAGTTTATACGCAGTTGTATTCTCTTTCTTGCTCGTTACGATCTTTGATACCACAGGAACCATGGTCGGAGTTGCCCAGCAGGCAGGTCTGATGAAAGGAAAAACACTGCCTCGCGCTCGCCAGGCTCTGCTTTCCGATTCTATTGCCACTACAGTTGGGGCTATTTTTGGAACCAGCCCAACAAGTGCATTTATCGAATCCTCCTCTGGTGTTGCGGCTGGAGGTCGTACTGGACTTACTTCACTGACAATCGGTATTTTATTCTTGCTTTCCATGTTTTTTGGACCATTAGTCAGTGCTGTTTCCGGTTTATCGGCGATTACAGCTCCAGCGCTTATCATCGTTGGAAGTTTAATGATCGCAAGTGTTTCTCATATTAAATGGGGAACAATTGATGATGCCTTCCCTGCCTTTATCATTATTTTAAGCATGCCGCTTACATCCAGCATTGCAACAGGAATTTCTTTAGGCTTTATCTCATACCCTGTACTGAAGCTGGTAAAAGGAAAGTGGCGGGAGGTTCACCCCTTAGTTTATATTTTTGCCGTGCTGTTCTTGTATCAGCTTATCTTCTTGTAA
- a CDS encoding dihydrolipoyl dehydrogenase family protein, protein MVVGEMIQEKQVVVIGGGPAGYTAAIRAAQLGKDVMLIEKNRLGGICLNEGCIPSKTLAYAAAQLKHTDVMKQIGIQFDQATMDFEVFRKHRDGVVEQLRKGVEALCKENMLEVIYGDAHFLEEDRIAIERGQQFDIVQFEKAIVATGASREMDEVKYERKLSSAHVFHLDEIPETLILAGIDYIVLEAAFAYSSLGTEVVILMDKKEHFPVDKDIEKELIRQIKKQKIKFHSGVTDLSLAEDEKAITCTFRNEKGELNSLTAEYMYVREGWKGNTESLGLNRIGLLTDQKGFIKVDQQCKTNLPSIYAAGDVTGAPLLAIKGIKQGKAAAEAICGIPSETDFTWIPSVIHTSPPIAYAGLTEQQAATYGYSIQTGQYRLNGNGYAVLTGKRDGLLKLVKESESGRLLGMHIIGEGAIELISAGVLGGEMVARDEDFLFPSYPHPSFNEGILEAMEDMAGLSIHQKPKKRELANRVGMRQ, encoded by the coding sequence ATGGTTGTAGGGGAAATGATTCAAGAAAAGCAGGTTGTAGTAATTGGTGGAGGGCCGGCAGGGTACACGGCAGCGATAAGGGCAGCACAATTAGGAAAAGATGTCATGCTTATAGAAAAAAATAGGCTTGGCGGAATTTGCTTGAATGAAGGCTGCATTCCCTCCAAAACGCTGGCTTATGCTGCGGCACAGCTGAAACATACAGATGTCATGAAACAGATAGGTATACAATTTGACCAGGCAACAATGGACTTTGAGGTGTTTCGTAAACATCGTGACGGGGTTGTAGAGCAGCTGCGTAAAGGGGTAGAGGCTTTATGCAAGGAAAACATGCTTGAGGTTATCTATGGAGATGCACACTTTCTTGAAGAAGACCGTATCGCAATTGAGAGAGGACAGCAATTCGATATTGTTCAATTTGAAAAAGCGATTGTTGCCACAGGAGCTTCACGGGAAATGGATGAAGTGAAGTATGAAAGAAAGCTTAGCTCCGCGCATGTATTTCATTTGGATGAAATACCTGAAACACTTATATTGGCCGGGATAGACTATATCGTTCTCGAGGCGGCCTTTGCTTACTCATCTTTGGGGACAGAGGTTGTTATTCTTATGGACAAAAAAGAGCATTTTCCTGTTGATAAGGATATAGAGAAGGAATTAATCCGCCAGATCAAGAAACAAAAAATTAAATTTCATTCAGGCGTAACGGATCTGTCTCTAGCAGAGGACGAGAAAGCCATTACCTGTACTTTCAGGAATGAAAAAGGGGAATTAAATTCATTAACAGCTGAGTATATGTACGTACGTGAAGGCTGGAAAGGAAATACGGAAAGCCTTGGTCTAAATAGAATTGGACTTTTAACAGATCAAAAAGGTTTTATTAAAGTAGACCAGCAATGCAAAACGAACCTACCTTCTATCTATGCTGCAGGAGATGTAACGGGTGCTCCTCTTCTTGCCATAAAAGGCATTAAGCAAGGCAAGGCAGCAGCTGAAGCCATTTGCGGCATCCCTTCAGAAACAGACTTTACATGGATTCCAAGTGTTATTCACACTAGTCCTCCGATTGCGTATGCAGGCCTTACAGAACAACAAGCAGCCACATATGGATATTCCATTCAAACGGGACAATACCGGTTGAATGGAAATGGGTATGCAGTATTAACAGGTAAGCGGGATGGTTTATTAAAATTGGTGAAGGAATCAGAGTCGGGACGACTTTTGGGTATGCATATCATAGGCGAAGGGGCTATCGAATTAATTTCAGCTGGTGTGTTAGGCGGGGAGATGGTAGCCCGTGATGAAGATTTTCTATTCCCCAGCTATCCTCATCCAAGTTTTAACGAAGGAATTCTGGAGGCAATGGAGGATATGGCAGGTTTGTCTATTCATCAAAAGCCGAAAAAGAGAGAGCTCGCTAACCGTGTAGGTATGCGGCAATAA
- a CDS encoding dihydrolipoamide acetyltransferase family protein, with protein MEVKLHDIGEGMTEGEVLAYFVKVGDQVVSDQPIVEVQTDKMTAELPSPVSGTVKEILVEAGTNVDVGTTLLLIDSGSGMKNNQVEKKEPVAFQIGNVISGTKKELSVTLSQAPTQKVILAAPYTRKIARELGIDLGEIKGTGPAGRITDEDVYGYVNRKHEKPAVMQEEMETMEPAPILPESQSVEKTLPFKGRRKQIASKMAKSLYTIPHVTHFEEVDVTRLISLRSEWKDQGKTISVAAFFIKALQLALVKFPIFNARLDEEQQLIRLNSECNIGVAVDTEEGLIVPVIHQAGQKSILEIHAEMKELIHKAQSNELTAREISGGTFTMSNVGPLGGIGATPIINFPEVALISFHKTKQQPVVRNNEIVIRSMMNLSMSFDHRVADGATAVGFTNYFSELIENPASMLLELK; from the coding sequence ATAGAGGTAAAGCTTCATGATATTGGAGAAGGCATGACAGAAGGAGAGGTCCTTGCTTATTTTGTGAAAGTTGGAGATCAGGTTGTAAGCGATCAGCCAATAGTGGAAGTTCAAACGGACAAAATGACCGCTGAGCTTCCTTCCCCTGTTTCAGGAACGGTGAAAGAAATTCTGGTAGAAGCCGGTACGAATGTGGATGTTGGTACAACACTCCTGCTTATTGATTCTGGCTCGGGGATGAAAAATAACCAAGTGGAAAAGAAGGAGCCTGTTGCCTTTCAGATTGGGAATGTGATTTCGGGAACAAAAAAGGAATTGTCCGTAACTTTAAGTCAGGCACCTACTCAGAAAGTGATATTAGCAGCTCCTTATACAAGGAAAATAGCAAGAGAATTAGGAATCGATTTGGGTGAGATCAAGGGGACAGGGCCCGCTGGACGCATTACAGATGAGGATGTATACGGTTATGTAAATCGTAAGCATGAAAAACCAGCCGTAATGCAGGAAGAAATGGAAACAATGGAACCCGCTCCAATTTTGCCTGAATCCCAATCTGTAGAGAAGACATTGCCTTTTAAAGGCCGCAGAAAACAAATTGCATCTAAAATGGCAAAATCACTTTACACCATTCCTCATGTTACTCATTTTGAAGAGGTGGATGTTACCAGGCTCATTTCTTTAAGAAGCGAATGGAAGGACCAGGGGAAAACAATTTCTGTAGCTGCTTTTTTTATAAAGGCTCTTCAGCTTGCCCTTGTAAAGTTTCCAATTTTTAATGCAAGACTGGATGAGGAACAGCAATTGATTCGATTGAATAGCGAGTGCAATATTGGAGTCGCAGTCGATACGGAAGAAGGGTTAATTGTTCCTGTAATTCACCAAGCCGGACAAAAAAGCATACTCGAAATTCATGCCGAAATGAAAGAGCTCATTCACAAAGCACAAAGCAATGAACTGACAGCCCGCGAAATTTCAGGTGGAACCTTTACCATGAGCAATGTAGGTCCGCTTGGCGGGATAGGTGCAACACCGATTATCAATTTTCCAGAAGTGGCTTTGATCTCTTTCCATAAAACAAAGCAGCAGCCAGTTGTAAGGAATAATGAAATTGTGATTCGATCGATGATGAATCTCTCGATGTCTTTTGATCATCGTGTCGCAGACGGTGCAACTGCAGTTGGTTTTACAAATTATTTTAGCGAGCTGATTGAAAATCCTGCAAGTATGTTATTGGAGTTGAAGTGA
- a CDS encoding alpha-ketoacid dehydrogenase subunit beta translates to MIATEKTKKLSLVQAVTDGLRTMMAEKKEIIVMGEDVGRNGGVFRATEGLLEEFGEQRIIDTPLSEAGIVGTGIGLAINGFIPVVEMQFLGFIYPAFEQIMTHATRIRMRTQGHFHVPMVIRAPYGAGIRAPEIHSDSVEALFTHMPGIKVVCPSNPYDAKGLLIASIEDPDPVLFLESLRSYRAFKEEVPVEKYTIEIGKASTIIEGEDLTLIAWGAMVPVAMKAAELARAQGIHCEVIDLRTLYPLDKEAIAKSVQKTGRAVIVHEAHATSGLGADILSLIQDTSFLYLKAPIERVTGFDVPVPFYSLEKHYLPNEGRILRAIEKTIHF, encoded by the coding sequence ATGATTGCGACTGAAAAAACAAAGAAATTATCGTTGGTTCAAGCGGTGACGGATGGATTAAGAACCATGATGGCTGAAAAAAAGGAAATTATTGTTATGGGAGAGGATGTTGGCAGGAATGGAGGCGTTTTTCGTGCAACGGAGGGCCTCCTTGAAGAATTCGGTGAACAAAGAATTATTGATACGCCTTTGAGTGAAGCGGGCATAGTTGGAACAGGGATAGGCCTTGCCATTAATGGATTTATTCCTGTTGTGGAGATGCAGTTTTTGGGATTCATCTATCCTGCTTTTGAGCAAATTATGACACATGCTACCCGCATCCGAATGCGGACCCAGGGGCATTTTCATGTACCAATGGTCATTCGGGCGCCATATGGGGCGGGGATCCGTGCACCAGAAATTCACTCAGACAGTGTAGAAGCTCTTTTTACTCATATGCCGGGAATTAAAGTGGTCTGTCCATCAAACCCTTACGATGCAAAGGGTTTATTAATTGCCAGCATAGAAGATCCGGATCCTGTTTTGTTTTTAGAATCCTTAAGATCCTACAGGGCCTTTAAAGAAGAGGTGCCGGTTGAGAAATATACCATTGAAATTGGGAAAGCAAGCACCATTATCGAAGGGGAAGACCTTACTCTCATTGCCTGGGGAGCGATGGTGCCGGTAGCCATGAAAGCCGCCGAACTGGCTAGAGCTCAAGGTATACATTGCGAGGTCATTGATTTGCGTACGCTGTATCCATTAGATAAGGAAGCCATTGCTAAATCCGTCCAAAAAACAGGCAGAGCGGTTATTGTCCATGAAGCGCATGCCACCAGCGGATTAGGCGCAGACATACTATCCCTTATACAGGATACGTCCTTTCTGTATTTGAAGGCACCGATAGAAAGAGTCACAGGTTTTGACGTTCCGGTTCCTTTTTACTCCTTGGAAAAACACTATCTGCCTAACGAAGGAAGAATTCTCAGAGCCATTGAAAAAACGATCCATTTTTAA
- the pdhA gene encoding pyruvate dehydrogenase (acetyl-transferring) E1 component subunit alpha: protein MTQFKTISYLDTEGNLLNQDIKPFLSKDFIQALYQKLITARTFDRKAISLQRQGRLGTYAPFEGQEAAQVGSAMALSSEDWLFPTYRDHAASITFGHSLKTILLYWNGRVEGCIPPEGKKIFPPAVPIATQLPHATGAALAEKWKGTRNAAIVYFGDGATSEGDFHEGLNFASVFKAPVVFFNQNNQFAISVPIEKQMNSKTIAQKSVAYGIPGIRIDGNDILAVYFETQKALEKARDGEGPVLIEAVTWRYGAHTTTDDPTKYRDQGLSEMKREESDPIVRLERYMKNTGIWDEEWTHKVQEAAAAEIEEAIAEMEAFPKPNVEDLFDHVFEKATWTIEEQKEDYLDFLRGVNQ from the coding sequence ATGACGCAATTTAAAACTATATCCTATCTCGACACGGAGGGCAATCTATTAAATCAGGATATTAAGCCTTTCTTATCAAAAGATTTCATTCAAGCGCTATATCAAAAATTAATAACGGCCAGAACGTTTGACCGTAAAGCAATCAGCCTGCAGCGCCAAGGGAGGCTGGGAACCTATGCGCCCTTTGAAGGACAGGAAGCTGCGCAGGTGGGAAGTGCGATGGCTCTTTCCAGTGAGGACTGGCTTTTTCCAACCTACCGCGACCATGCCGCTTCCATTACCTTTGGACATTCCCTGAAAACGATCCTTTTGTATTGGAATGGAAGAGTAGAAGGATGTATTCCGCCAGAAGGAAAAAAAATATTTCCGCCGGCAGTTCCGATTGCGACGCAGCTGCCGCATGCAACAGGAGCTGCACTGGCAGAAAAGTGGAAAGGGACGAGAAATGCAGCCATTGTCTATTTTGGAGATGGCGCCACATCAGAAGGGGATTTTCATGAAGGCTTAAATTTTGCCAGTGTGTTTAAAGCACCTGTTGTCTTTTTTAATCAAAATAACCAATTCGCCATTTCAGTTCCAATAGAAAAACAGATGAATTCAAAAACGATTGCCCAAAAATCAGTAGCTTATGGCATCCCTGGCATAAGGATAGACGGAAATGATATATTGGCCGTTTATTTTGAAACTCAAAAGGCACTTGAAAAAGCAAGGGATGGAGAAGGACCCGTCTTAATTGAAGCTGTTACGTGGAGGTATGGAGCACATACCACTACAGATGATCCGACTAAATATCGCGACCAAGGTCTAAGCGAAATGAAAAGAGAAGAAAGCGATCCTATTGTCCGCTTGGAAAGATATATGAAAAATACAGGGATCTGGGATGAAGAATGGACCCATAAGGTTCAAGAGGCTGCCGCTGCAGAAATTGAAGAGGCTATTGCAGAAATGGAAGCATTCCCTAAGCCGAATGTGGAAGATTTATTTGATCATGTCTTTGAAAAAGCAACTTGGACCATTGAAGAACAGAAAGAAGACTATCTTGATTTCCTAAGAGGTGTTAATCAATGA
- a CDS encoding Leu/Phe/Val dehydrogenase, which translates to MDLFNQISEHEQVVFCNDPKTGLKAIIAIHNTTLGPATGGCRMYPYASFDQALNDALRLSRGMTYKCAAADVDFGGGKTVIIGDPRKDKTPELFRSLGQYIDSLNGRYYTGTDMGTSPEDFVHAMKETNCIVGIPEEYGGSGDSSIPTAQGVIYGIKATNQVLDGSNEIGTKTYAIQGLGKVGFKVAVQLLEEGASLYVSDINSAAVEELKKFGKGIGNEAIKEVEGNDIYGIEADVFVPCALGGIVSDESIERLNVKAVVGSANNQLKEERRHGDALRAKGILYAPDYIVNAGGLIQVSDELYGPSKKRVMDKTKAIYTSLLEIYKTSENHGISTVEAANHFVENRIEARKQRNSFFSHHKRPKWNIKH; encoded by the coding sequence ATGGATTTATTTAACCAAATATCGGAGCATGAACAGGTCGTATTTTGCAATGATCCAAAAACAGGGCTAAAAGCAATTATTGCTATACATAATACAACACTTGGTCCCGCAACAGGGGGCTGCAGAATGTATCCCTACGCATCGTTTGACCAGGCATTAAATGATGCCCTAAGGCTGTCACGGGGAATGACGTATAAATGTGCTGCTGCAGATGTCGACTTTGGCGGCGGCAAAACAGTGATCATAGGGGATCCCAGGAAAGATAAAACTCCTGAGCTTTTCAGATCTCTGGGACAATATATTGATTCACTTAACGGCCGCTATTATACAGGCACGGATATGGGAACTTCACCAGAGGATTTTGTTCATGCTATGAAAGAAACCAACTGTATAGTCGGCATCCCTGAAGAATACGGGGGCAGCGGTGACTCTTCCATTCCTACTGCGCAGGGTGTCATTTACGGAATAAAGGCAACCAACCAAGTATTGGACGGTTCCAATGAGATCGGCACAAAAACTTACGCTATTCAAGGACTAGGCAAAGTAGGATTCAAAGTGGCTGTTCAGCTGCTTGAAGAAGGCGCATCCCTTTATGTTTCAGATATCAATTCTGCTGCGGTAGAAGAATTAAAAAAATTTGGCAAAGGAATTGGGAATGAAGCCATTAAAGAAGTGGAAGGAAATGATATATATGGGATCGAGGCAGACGTATTCGTTCCTTGTGCCCTTGGCGGAATCGTCTCTGACGAATCTATTGAACGATTAAACGTGAAAGCTGTGGTAGGTTCAGCGAACAATCAATTAAAAGAAGAACGCCGGCATGGTGATGCGCTTCGGGCAAAGGGCATCCTTTATGCACCTGATTATATTGTTAACGCTGGAGGGTTGATTCAGGTATCCGATGAATTATACGGTCCCAGCAAGAAGAGGGTAATGGATAAAACGAAGGCCATCTATACTTCTTTATTGGAAATCTATAAAACTTCCGAAAACCATGGAATCTCTACGGTAGAGGCAGCAAACCATTTTGTTGAAAACAGAATTGAAGCAAGGAAGCAGAGAAACAGCTTCTTTTCCCATCATAAGCGGCCAAAGTGGAACATTAAACATTAA